From one Dermacentor silvarum isolate Dsil-2018 chromosome 3, BIME_Dsil_1.4, whole genome shotgun sequence genomic stretch:
- the LOC119445147 gene encoding gastrula zinc finger protein XlCGF26.1-like isoform X6, whose protein sequence is MRFYCSLCPWSFSRKSTLKTHVLTHTGEKPFHCPSCPQSFSQNSHLNQHLRTHTGERPFQCPSCPQSYSSKSTLTSHLRTHTGERPFQCPSCPRCFSDKSALNNHMRTHTGERPFQCPSCPQSCWSKSTLTSHLRTHTGERPFQCPSCPKSFTQRGNFNRHLRTHTGERAFQCPSCPRCFSDKSALKNHVRTHTGERPFQCPSCPQSCSTKSTLMNHLRTHTGERPFQCPSCPKSFTQRSNIDQHLRTHTGEKPFQCPSCPRSFSAKSTLKKHVHTHTGERPFQCPSCPQSYSNKSALTNHLRTHTGERPFQCPLCPKSFTQRSSVDQHLRTHTGEKPFPCPSCPRSFSDKCTLRNHVRTHTGERPFQCPGCPDSFSQKGNLNRHLYTHTGERPFQCPSCPQSCADKSTLKNHVRTHTGERPYQCPACPQSFSQKSHLNRHLYTHTGERPLQCSSCPQSFSNKSN, encoded by the exons ATGCGATTTTATTGTTCATTATGCCCTTGGAGCTTCTCTAGAAAGTCGACACTGAAAACTCACGTActcacccacacaggcgagaagccatttcattgcccttcatgccctcagagcttctcacaaaacAGTCATCTGAACCAACACCTGCGAACCCACACAGgagagaggccatttcagtgcccttcatgtcCTCAGAGCTACTCGAGCAAGTCTACTCTGACGAGTCAtttgcgcacccacacaggcgagaggccatttcaatgcccttcatgccctcggtGCTTCTCGGACAAGTCTGCACTGAACAATCAcatgcgcacccacacaggcgagaggccatttcagtgcccttcatgccctcagagctgtTGGAGCAAGTCTACTCTGACGAGTCAtttgcgcacccacacaggcgagaggccatttcagtgcccttcatgccctaaGAGCTTCACACAAAGGGGTAATTTTAACCGACACCTGCGCACTCACACAGGCGAGAGggcatttcaatgcccttcatgccctcggtGCTTCTCGGACAAGTCTGCACTGAAGAATCatgtgcgcacccacacaggcgagaggccatttcagtgcccttcatgccctcagagctgcTCGACCAAATCTACTCTGATGAATCActtgcgcacccacacaggcgaaaggccatttcagtgcccttcatgccctaaGAGCTTCACACAAAGGAGTAATATTGACCAACACCTGCGCactcacacaggcgagaagccatttcaatgcccttcatgccctcggagcttctcgGCGAAGTCTACACTGAAGAAGCACGtgcacacccacacaggcgagagaccatttcagtgcccttcatgccctcagagctacTCGAACAAGTCTGCTCTGACGAATCActtgcgcacccacacaggcgaaaggccatttcagtgccctttaTGCCCTAAGAGCTTCACACAAAGGAGTAGTGTTGACCAACACCTGCGCactcacacaggcgagaa gccatttccgtgcccttcatgccctcggagcttctcgGACAAGTGTACACTGAGGAATCacgtgcgcacccacacaggcgagaggccatttcagtgccctggaTGCCCTGACAGCTTCTCACAAAAGGGTAATCTGAACCGACACCTGtacacccacacag gtgagaggccatttcagtgcccttcatgccctcagagctgcGCAGATAAGTCTACACTGAAGAATCatgtgcgcacccacacaggcgagaggccatatcagtgccctgcatgccctcagagcttctctcAAAAGAGTCATCTGAACCGACACCTGtacacccacacaggcgagagaccATTGCAATGCTCttcatgccctcaaagcttctcgaACAAGTCTAACTGA
- the LOC119445147 gene encoding zinc finger protein 84-like isoform X9 — MRFYCSLCPWSFSRKSTLKTHVLTHTGEKPFHCPSCPQSFSQNSHLNQHLRTHTGERPFQCPSCPQSYSSKSTLTSHLRTHTGERPFQCPSCPRCFSDKSALNNHMRTHTGERPFQCPSCPQSCWSKSTLTSHLRTHTGERPFQCPSCPKSFTQRGNFNRHLRTHTGERAFQCPSCPRCFSDKSALKNHVRTHTGERPFQCPSCPQSCSTKSTLMNHLRTHTGERPFQCPSCPKSFTQRSNIDQHLRTHTGEKPFQCPSCPRSFSAKSTLKKHVHTHTGERPFQCPSCPQSYSNKSALTNHLRTHTGERPFQCPLCPKSFTQRSSVDQHLRTHTGEKPFPCPSCPRSFSDKCTLRNHVRTHTGERPFQCPGCPDSFSQKGNLNRHLYTHTGERPYQCPACPQSFSQKSHLNRHLYTHTGERPLQCSSCPQSFSNKSN, encoded by the exons ATGCGATTTTATTGTTCATTATGCCCTTGGAGCTTCTCTAGAAAGTCGACACTGAAAACTCACGTActcacccacacaggcgagaagccatttcattgcccttcatgccctcagagcttctcacaaaacAGTCATCTGAACCAACACCTGCGAACCCACACAGgagagaggccatttcagtgcccttcatgtcCTCAGAGCTACTCGAGCAAGTCTACTCTGACGAGTCAtttgcgcacccacacaggcgagaggccatttcaatgcccttcatgccctcggtGCTTCTCGGACAAGTCTGCACTGAACAATCAcatgcgcacccacacaggcgagaggccatttcagtgcccttcatgccctcagagctgtTGGAGCAAGTCTACTCTGACGAGTCAtttgcgcacccacacaggcgagaggccatttcagtgcccttcatgccctaaGAGCTTCACACAAAGGGGTAATTTTAACCGACACCTGCGCACTCACACAGGCGAGAGggcatttcaatgcccttcatgccctcggtGCTTCTCGGACAAGTCTGCACTGAAGAATCatgtgcgcacccacacaggcgagaggccatttcagtgcccttcatgccctcagagctgcTCGACCAAATCTACTCTGATGAATCActtgcgcacccacacaggcgaaaggccatttcagtgcccttcatgccctaaGAGCTTCACACAAAGGAGTAATATTGACCAACACCTGCGCactcacacaggcgagaagccatttcaatgcccttcatgccctcggagcttctcgGCGAAGTCTACACTGAAGAAGCACGtgcacacccacacaggcgagagaccatttcagtgcccttcatgccctcagagctacTCGAACAAGTCTGCTCTGACGAATCActtgcgcacccacacaggcgaaaggccatttcagtgccctttaTGCCCTAAGAGCTTCACACAAAGGAGTAGTGTTGACCAACACCTGCGCactcacacaggcgagaa gccatttccgtgcccttcatgccctcggagcttctcgGACAAGTGTACACTGAGGAATCacgtgcgcacccacacaggcgagaggccatttcagtgccctggaTGCCCTGACAGCTTCTCACAAAAGGGTAATCTGAACCGACACCTGtacacccacacag gcgagaggccatatcagtgccctgcatgccctcagagcttctctcAAAAGAGTCATCTGAACCGACACCTGtacacccacacaggcgagagaccATTGCAATGCTCttcatgccctcaaagcttctcgaACAAGTCTAACTGA